A genome region from Myroides fluvii includes the following:
- a CDS encoding outer membrane beta-barrel protein has product MKKITLIAAVLLGSMTIAHAQKGKLVETPKLSEKVGETPIKKGNWIVGGALGSTGYSFEDESFNINISPRAGYFISDGIAVGLELGTGFTTHKKPMKNEWSYKVMPFVRYYFPEGASETGRFFGQGGVGISGTDGATSDTSFAFAINAGYSHFVSRNVALEAIAGYNYSKSNQANATAQNGLGIAFGFQIFLGK; this is encoded by the coding sequence ATGAAAAAGATTACATTGATTGCAGCAGTATTGTTAGGAAGTATGACAATTGCACACGCACAAAAAGGAAAATTAGTAGAAACGCCAAAACTATCTGAGAAAGTTGGAGAAACACCAATCAAAAAAGGAAATTGGATTGTAGGGGGAGCTTTAGGATCTACTGGATACAGTTTTGAAGATGAGAGTTTTAATATTAATATTTCGCCAAGAGCTGGATACTTCATCTCAGACGGAATTGCGGTTGGACTTGAATTAGGTACGGGGTTTACTACGCATAAAAAGCCAATGAAAAACGAATGGAGTTACAAAGTAATGCCTTTCGTTCGTTACTATTTCCCAGAAGGAGCGAGTGAAACAGGTCGTTTCTTTGGACAAGGTGGAGTTGGTATTTCTGGAACTGATGGAGCTACAAGTGATACGTCATTTGCCTTTGCAATCAATGCTGGGTATTCTCACTTTGTAAGTCGCAATGTTGCTTTAGAAGCAATTGCAGGGTACAACTACAGTAAATCAAACCAAGCAAACGCTACCGCTCAAAATGGATTAGGTATTGCCTTTGGTTTCCAAATTTTCTTAGGAAAATAA
- a CDS encoding thiamine diphosphokinase: protein MSSHHIVRDDQEPALIIANGAACSQDLLDQLLEWSPYIVVLDQAIERVIELNIKVDVLIGDFDREFDPNVYLTKQFPLEIVHSPDQETTDLEKALNFLLTKGIKAANVVWATGKRADHTFTNITTLVKYRDSMKIVILDDYSKIFRLPHTYKKWYTKDTILSLIPVGKAGGITTSNLNYPLQNEELELGRRTGSSNSVSEDGIVNITYESGDLLLMECTD from the coding sequence ATGTCCTCACATCACATCGTTCGAGATGATCAAGAACCTGCGTTAATTATTGCCAATGGGGCAGCCTGTAGTCAAGACTTATTAGATCAATTGTTAGAATGGTCGCCTTATATTGTTGTATTAGACCAAGCGATTGAACGCGTTATCGAACTGAATATCAAAGTAGATGTATTGATTGGAGATTTTGACCGAGAATTCGATCCAAACGTATATTTAACCAAACAATTTCCGCTGGAAATTGTGCACAGTCCTGATCAAGAAACAACCGATTTAGAAAAAGCGTTAAATTTCTTATTAACCAAAGGAATAAAAGCAGCCAATGTAGTTTGGGCTACGGGTAAAAGAGCCGATCATACTTTTACAAATATTACGACCTTAGTTAAGTATCGAGATAGCATGAAAATAGTGATCCTCGATGATTACTCCAAAATTTTCCGCTTGCCACATACCTACAAGAAGTGGTATACTAAGGATACTATTTTGTCGTTAATTCCCGTTGGAAAAGCGGGTGGAATTACGACTTCTAATTTGAATTATCCGCTGCAAAATGAAGAGTTAGAACTAGGTCGACGAACCGGCTCTAGTAATAGTGTGAGCGAAGATGGAATTGTAAATATCACCTACGAAAGTGGAGATTTGTTGTTAATGGAATGTACGGATTAG
- a CDS encoding rhodanese-like domain-containing protein, whose amino-acid sequence MDLTQEKWWEQYQKDSNAVILDVRTDEEVEEVAIPNAMNIDIYKGQGFLDAVEQLDKTKNYYVYCKAGGRSNQACMLMNQLGFENTFNLLGGITEWEGPTV is encoded by the coding sequence ATGGATTTAACACAAGAAAAATGGTGGGAACAATATCAAAAGGATAGCAATGCTGTTATTTTAGATGTTCGCACAGATGAAGAGGTAGAAGAAGTAGCAATTCCCAATGCCATGAATATTGATATCTATAAAGGACAAGGATTTTTAGATGCAGTAGAGCAATTGGATAAAACGAAGAATTATTACGTATACTGTAAAGCAGGAGGTAGAAGTAACCAAGCGTGTATGTTGATGAACCAATTAGGGTTTGAAAATACCTTTAATTTACTTGGAGGAATTACGGAATGGGAAGGTCCAACCGTATAG
- a CDS encoding diacylglycerol/lipid kinase family protein has product MTHIHFIVNPISGKGKHNITEEHIKKFFPSEKYHVVVHLTTHKKHAIQLTQLALNQGATIIVACGGDGTIHEVATELVHKEVLFGVVPVGSGNGLASNLAIPKDIDKAFEVIRRESVIAMDVGVLNGAYFFSNMGFGIDASIIEQYEKSGKRKLGSYIRAALNSAQHYQAKQMRVTYNGITKEVNPLLLFISNSNEMGYNMSLTPKASLTDGLLDYLMVPKIGILKQLTFGLYVLLKKTEKFRRTDYVQTTKIEVEISNSPKNGAQIDGEYYEFNTNHFVIEVAQKSLKVIC; this is encoded by the coding sequence ATGACTCATATTCATTTTATTGTTAATCCCATCTCAGGAAAAGGGAAGCACAATATTACAGAAGAACACATAAAAAAATTTTTCCCCAGCGAAAAATACCATGTTGTAGTGCATTTAACAACGCATAAAAAACACGCCATTCAATTGACGCAATTAGCGCTCAATCAAGGTGCAACAATCATTGTTGCTTGTGGTGGAGATGGTACGATTCACGAAGTAGCAACTGAATTGGTGCACAAAGAAGTGCTTTTTGGTGTGGTACCCGTTGGCTCAGGAAATGGATTAGCCTCTAATCTAGCGATTCCCAAAGATATTGATAAGGCATTTGAGGTGATTCGAAGAGAATCTGTGATTGCGATGGATGTTGGTGTCTTAAATGGAGCGTATTTTTTTAGTAATATGGGATTTGGGATTGATGCTAGTATTATTGAGCAGTATGAAAAATCAGGCAAGCGAAAATTGGGATCCTATATTCGAGCAGCCTTGAATTCGGCTCAACACTATCAAGCCAAGCAAATGCGCGTTACGTATAATGGTATCACAAAAGAAGTAAATCCTTTGTTGCTGTTTATCTCGAATTCGAATGAAATGGGGTACAACATGAGTTTAACGCCTAAAGCCAGTTTGACGGATGGATTGTTAGATTATTTAATGGTACCTAAAATAGGTATCTTAAAACAATTGACCTTCGGGTTATATGTTTTACTGAAAAAAACAGAAAAATTTAGGCGAACTGATTATGTGCAAACGACAAAAATTGAGGTTGAAATTAGCAACAGCCCAAAAAATGGAGCACAAATTGATGGCGAATATTACGAATTTAATACCAATCATTTCGTAATTGAGGTTGCACAAAAAAGCTTAAAAGTTATTTGTTAG
- the lpdA gene encoding dihydrolipoyl dehydrogenase — translation MNSFDVVVIGSGPGGYVAAIRCAQLGFKTAIVEKYATLGGTCLNVGCIPSKALLASSHMVEEMKHFAEHGIEIAGDVKVDLAKMIERKQAVVDQTCSGVKFLMDKNSITVFEGVGSFENATTINVTKNDGSVEQFEAKHTIIATGSKPSTLPFIQLDKERIITSTEGLKLPEVPKHLIIIGGGVIGLELGQVYLRLGAQVSVVEFADRILPTMDGAVSKELTKVLKKQGMKFYTSHKVQGVVREGDVVKVSAENKKGEIITLEGDYTLVAVGRRPYTDGLNAEKAGVKVTERGQIEVNDHLQTTASNIYAIGDVVRGAMLAHKAEEEGVLVAEYLAGQRPHINYNLIPGVVYTWPEVAAVGKTEEQLKAEGVAYKVGSFPFRALGRSRASGDLDGLVKILADQTTDEVLGIHMVGARAADLIAEAVTAMEFRASAEDIARMSHAHPTFAEAIKEAALAATENRALHV, via the coding sequence ATGAATTCATTTGACGTAGTTGTAATTGGTTCAGGGCCTGGGGGATATGTAGCAGCAATCCGTTGTGCCCAATTAGGTTTTAAAACTGCAATCGTAGAAAAATATGCAACATTAGGTGGAACTTGCTTAAACGTTGGTTGTATCCCATCTAAAGCTTTATTAGCTTCTTCTCATATGGTGGAAGAAATGAAACACTTTGCAGAACACGGTATCGAAATCGCTGGAGATGTAAAAGTGGATTTAGCTAAAATGATTGAGCGCAAACAAGCAGTTGTAGACCAAACTTGTTCAGGAGTTAAATTCTTAATGGACAAGAATAGTATTACAGTATTCGAAGGAGTTGGATCATTTGAAAATGCAACTACAATTAATGTGACTAAAAACGATGGGTCGGTAGAACAATTTGAAGCAAAACACACCATTATTGCTACAGGTTCTAAACCGTCAACTTTGCCATTTATCCAATTAGATAAAGAGCGTATTATTACTTCAACAGAAGGGTTAAAACTTCCAGAAGTACCAAAACACTTAATCATCATTGGTGGAGGGGTAATCGGATTAGAATTAGGTCAAGTTTATTTGAGATTAGGAGCACAAGTTTCGGTTGTAGAATTTGCTGATCGTATCCTTCCTACTATGGATGGTGCAGTGTCTAAAGAATTGACAAAAGTATTAAAGAAACAAGGGATGAAGTTTTATACGTCTCACAAAGTACAAGGTGTTGTACGTGAGGGAGATGTAGTGAAAGTTTCTGCAGAAAATAAAAAAGGAGAAATCATCACATTAGAAGGTGATTATACGCTAGTAGCCGTAGGTCGTCGTCCTTATACAGACGGATTAAATGCTGAAAAAGCAGGAGTAAAAGTGACTGAAAGAGGTCAAATCGAAGTAAATGATCACTTGCAAACGACAGCTTCTAATATTTATGCTATTGGTGACGTTGTTCGTGGAGCAATGTTGGCACATAAAGCGGAAGAAGAAGGTGTTTTAGTTGCTGAATATTTAGCAGGTCAAAGACCACACATCAACTACAACTTGATTCCAGGTGTAGTTTATACTTGGCCAGAAGTTGCGGCTGTTGGTAAAACAGAAGAGCAATTAAAAGCAGAAGGTGTTGCTTATAAAGTTGGAAGTTTCCCTTTCAGAGCCTTAGGACGTTCTCGTGCTAGTGGTGATTTGGATGGATTAGTGAAAATTCTCGCGGATCAAACTACGGATGAGGTTTTAGGTATCCATATGGTAGGTGCTCGCGCTGCTGATTTAATCGCAGAAGCAGTAACTGCTATGGAATTCAGAGCTTCAGCTGAAGATATTGCAAGAATGTCTCACGCGCACCCAACATTTGCAGAAGCAATCAAAGAAGCAGCGTTAGCAGCTACAGAGAATCGCGCATTACACGTATAG
- a CDS encoding alpha/beta hydrolase family protein, producing the protein MIKLQQLSLGVFMLTATLGYGQKKPLDHSVYDRWENIAMKQLSNDGQAIIYQVVPQEGDKDLVINRLSDNKSQTFNRGEKAVFTSDSRYAIFSIRPFYSDVKAVKNKKKKEDEIAKDSLGIFNLFTQEIVKIPSVKSFKIPLKGSNTLAYLLEKEKDTTKAKGTKIAKKADKNEPLDLVVFNLQTKTERRISNVTDYFFDEKGNYLVYVTTDPNKKKKKETEDKGEAVQDSVPSIQETKIAEQAYGVYALNLETNKESVVFKGEGTFSQFNFDKEGKQMVFTYTKDEEKVLVKTYAIYQAQLPKEAKLLLADKIKGMPKNWVVSENYTPQFSKNGKRLYFGIAPQSIAKDTTLIADDHAIVDVWHYKEDYLQPQQLVNLDKDLKKSYLATVDLAKRNAIVALADETSNYTSLVDEGDATIVFQASDYGRRVEKQWDISGVTSYYIVDVRTGARKEIIKDLPGRASISPKGTAVVYYNSQEANWYVYEVKTGVRKQLNKGVSVSFAEEEFDMPDLPSAYGIKGWTDNDESVLIGDRYDVWEFYLKGNKAARMITNGYGRQHNLTFDLLQLDEEKKSFDRNEKVIAAVFDNQTKDAGYFYVNLKTGENPTKIIVENYGGFTSLSKAKNASIYAVTKGNFLHSNDLYVGAQLNQMTQLSQLNPQQEEYNWGTNELVHWTTPNGYEATGVLFKPEDFDATKKYPMIVYFYEKLSDNLNRYEAPAPTPSRLNIPYFVSNGYLVFTPDISYTDGYPGKAAEEFINSGVEFLKQNTWVNGSKIGIQGQSWGGYQVTHLVTVTDQYAAAWAGAPVANMTSAYGGIRWGTGMSRQFQYEKTQSRIGKTLWEGYDLYIENSPLFKVPAITTPLVIMHNDNDGAVPWYQGIEMFMAMRRLEKPVWMLNYNGDEHNLMKRQNRKDIQIRQQQFFDYYLKDAQAPVWMVKGVPAVLKGKNWGFELTEEKVN; encoded by the coding sequence ATGATTAAATTACAACAACTTAGCCTCGGTGTTTTTATGCTGACTGCTACTTTGGGTTATGGACAAAAAAAACCATTAGATCACAGTGTGTATGATCGTTGGGAAAACATTGCAATGAAACAGCTTTCCAATGACGGACAAGCAATTATCTATCAAGTGGTTCCTCAAGAAGGAGATAAGGATTTGGTAATTAATAGGTTGAGTGATAATAAAAGCCAAACTTTTAATCGTGGTGAAAAAGCTGTTTTTACTTCTGATTCGAGATATGCTATTTTTTCAATTCGCCCCTTTTACAGTGATGTAAAGGCTGTGAAAAATAAAAAGAAGAAAGAAGATGAAATTGCAAAAGACTCTTTGGGTATTTTCAACCTTTTTACACAAGAAATAGTAAAAATTCCGAGTGTCAAGTCTTTTAAAATACCATTAAAAGGAAGTAATACACTTGCTTATTTACTTGAGAAAGAAAAGGATACAACCAAAGCAAAAGGCACTAAAATAGCTAAAAAAGCAGATAAGAACGAGCCTTTGGATTTAGTTGTGTTCAATTTGCAGACGAAAACAGAACGTCGTATTTCCAATGTAACGGATTACTTCTTTGATGAAAAGGGGAATTACTTAGTGTATGTAACAACCGATCCGAACAAAAAGAAGAAAAAGGAAACAGAAGATAAAGGAGAGGCCGTTCAAGATTCGGTTCCTTCAATACAAGAAACGAAAATTGCGGAACAAGCGTATGGTGTTTATGCCCTGAACCTGGAAACAAACAAAGAATCGGTTGTGTTTAAGGGAGAAGGTACATTTTCTCAATTTAACTTCGATAAAGAGGGGAAACAGATGGTTTTTACTTATACAAAGGACGAAGAAAAGGTATTGGTAAAAACGTATGCTATTTATCAGGCTCAATTGCCTAAAGAAGCAAAACTACTTCTTGCGGATAAAATAAAAGGAATGCCTAAAAATTGGGTGGTTTCAGAAAATTATACGCCTCAATTTAGTAAAAATGGAAAAAGATTATACTTCGGAATAGCACCGCAGTCTATTGCGAAGGATACCACCTTAATCGCTGATGATCACGCCATAGTTGATGTTTGGCATTATAAAGAAGATTATTTACAGCCTCAGCAACTCGTTAATCTTGATAAAGACCTGAAGAAATCGTATTTAGCTACTGTAGATTTAGCTAAGCGAAACGCAATTGTTGCATTAGCTGATGAAACATCAAATTACACTTCTCTGGTAGATGAGGGAGATGCAACTATTGTATTTCAAGCTTCTGATTATGGAAGACGAGTAGAGAAACAATGGGATATCTCGGGGGTAACTTCGTATTATATTGTCGATGTTCGCACAGGTGCACGCAAAGAGATTATCAAAGATTTACCCGGAAGAGCGTCTATATCTCCTAAAGGAACTGCTGTAGTATATTACAACAGTCAAGAGGCAAATTGGTATGTGTATGAAGTAAAAACTGGAGTTAGAAAACAATTGAATAAAGGCGTATCTGTATCTTTTGCTGAAGAAGAATTTGATATGCCCGATCTTCCTTCTGCATATGGAATAAAAGGTTGGACAGATAACGATGAATCTGTGTTGATTGGCGATCGATATGATGTATGGGAGTTTTACCTGAAAGGAAATAAAGCCGCTCGCATGATTACCAATGGATATGGGCGTCAACATAATCTTACGTTTGATTTACTGCAGCTAGATGAAGAAAAAAAATCATTCGATAGAAATGAAAAAGTGATTGCAGCTGTATTTGATAATCAAACCAAAGACGCAGGGTATTTTTACGTAAATTTAAAAACAGGAGAGAATCCAACGAAAATTATAGTTGAAAATTACGGTGGATTTACCTCCTTGTCTAAAGCAAAAAATGCTTCAATATACGCCGTTACGAAAGGGAATTTTTTACATTCAAATGATTTATATGTAGGAGCGCAATTGAATCAAATGACGCAGCTTAGTCAATTGAATCCACAACAGGAAGAATACAACTGGGGAACTAATGAATTAGTGCATTGGACTACCCCTAATGGATATGAAGCGACGGGAGTTTTATTTAAACCAGAAGATTTTGATGCAACTAAAAAATACCCAATGATTGTGTATTTTTATGAGAAATTATCGGATAACCTAAATCGATACGAAGCACCAGCACCCACTCCTTCTCGTTTAAATATTCCTTATTTTGTGAGTAATGGGTATTTGGTTTTTACACCAGATATTAGCTATACAGACGGTTACCCAGGAAAAGCTGCTGAAGAATTTATTAATTCTGGCGTGGAGTTTCTGAAGCAAAACACTTGGGTCAATGGAAGTAAAATTGGAATTCAAGGACAAAGTTGGGGAGGTTATCAAGTGACGCATTTAGTCACAGTAACTGATCAGTATGCTGCTGCTTGGGCTGGAGCTCCAGTGGCGAACATGACTTCTGCTTATGGTGGAATTCGCTGGGGAACGGGAATGAGTCGTCAGTTTCAGTATGAGAAAACCCAAAGTAGAATTGGAAAAACACTTTGGGAAGGATATGATTTGTACATTGAAAATTCGCCATTATTTAAAGTGCCTGCTATTACAACGCCTTTGGTTATTATGCACAATGACAATGATGGAGCTGTGCCTTGGTACCAGGGGATTGAGATGTTTATGGCAATGCGTCGTTTAGAGAAACCAGTGTGGATGTTAAACTACAATGGAGATGAGCATAACCTAATGAAACGTCAAAACAGAAAAGATATCCAAATTCGTCAACAACAGTTTTTCGACTATTATCTGAAAGATGCACAAGCGCCTGTTTGGATGGTGAAAGGAGTTCCTGCTGTTTTAAAAGGAAAAAATTGGGGATTTGAGCTGACGGAAGAAAAAGTCAACTAA